The sequence GCTCAGTTTAGCAAATCCCCTTTAGCTTTAGCCGCTAAATTTTTGACTCGCTCAACAAACTCAAGCTGATCTAAGATAGGTTTAATGACATAATCATCAGCTCCACTATCTTGGAGAAATTGTTGACGATGACTTTCCATCGCGTGAGCACTAATCAACATTACTGGTATATTAGCAGTAGTTGGATTAGCTTTGAGGAGTTGGGTTATTTTTACACCATCTACTGGTATTCCCTGGTAAATACTTTGGGATAGAGCAATATCCATTAAAACTAAATCAATTTCTCCCGAGCTAGTGATTTTGAGTACTTCTTCTACATCTTCTGTATTTTTTACCTGTAAACCACCTCTCCTGGTCAAAATCATGGTAAAAATTAGTCGGTTATCTTCTTGATCTTCTACGATTAAGACGGTTGTCATTGTTACTAGCCAAAAATTAACGATGCTTATTTAGGCTGATTTATTTATATTCATTATAACTTCATTTAAACACTCATGGTCAAACAACTTAACTTATTAACCACAGGACAAATCATCCCTACCGCACTCCATGTCGAAATGGAACAATCTTACTTAGAATACGCCATGAGTGTGATTGTTGGACGCGCTTTACCCGATGTTAGAGACGGTTTAAAACCCGTACATCGGCGCATTTTATACGCTATGCACGAATTAGGATTAACACCCGATCGCCCTTATCGTAAATGTGCGCGGGTAGTAGGGGATGTCTTAGGTAAATATCATCCTCACGGTGATCAAGCGGTTTATAATGCTTTAGTGCGGATGGTGCAAGATTTTAGTAGTCGCTATCCCTTGTTAGCAGGTCATGGTAATTTTGGTTCGATTGATAACGATCCTCCAGCTGCGATGCGCTACACCGAAACCAGATTAGCTGGAGTTAGCAATCAAGCCCTTTTAGCTGATATTAGCGAGGAAATAGTTAATTTTACCGATAACTTTGATAATTCTCTGCAAGAACCCGTGGTATTACCAGCTCAATTACCCATATTACTACTAAATGGTTGTTCTGGTATCGCTGTAGGTATGGCTACTAATATTCCCCCCCATAACCTCAATGAAATAGTAGATGCTTTGATTCTGTTAATCGATCAACCTCAAGTGACAGATGAAAAACTGCAACAAATCATACCAGGTCCTGATTTTCCCACAGGAGGAGAAATTATCGACTCTAAAGGGATTCAAGAAGCGTATCAAACGGGAAGGGGAATTATTACTCTTAGGGGAGTAACCAAGACAGAAAAAGTTTACTCTGGTAAACGTCAAAACCGAGAAAAAACCGCAATCATAATCACAGAGTTACCCTATCAAGTCAATAAAGCGGGTTGGATTGAAAAAGTAGCTGATTTAGTTAATCAAGGAAAAATCGAAGGAATAGCAGATATTCGCGATGAAAGCGATCGCGAGGGGATTAGAGTAGTAATCGAGTTAAAAAAAGACGTCTCCTCCTCAGAAGTTTTAGAAAAACTTTATCGCTATACCCCCTTACAAACTAGCTTTGGTGTGATTATGTTAGCCTTGGTGGATAATCAACCTCGTCAACTGTCTCTACGTCAATTACTAGAAGAGTTTTTAAGTTTTCGAGAACAAACCCTCACCCGCAAATATAATCAAGAATTAATTACAGCTAGACAACGTTTACACCTAGTAGAGGGTTGGTTAATCGCCCTTAATAATCTCGATCAAGTTATTAGTATATTACGTCAGTCTCCCGATGGGAGTACCGCTAAAATTAGTCTGCAACAGGAGTTAAACATTACTGAAACTCAAGCAGAATCAATCTTAGCTATGCCTTTTCGTCGTTTGACAGGTTTAGAACAAGAAAAGATACACCAAGAAGCAGTAGAGCTACAAGAAAAGATTACAGAACTAGAAAAGTTATTAGGCGATCGCCATGAACTCCTTAAATCCCTGAAAAAACAATTACGTACTCTCAAGCGTCAATATGGAGATATTCGACGTACTCGCATTATCTCAATCGAAACAACCCCAACTCCTACCCCAACCACAACCACTACCTCCACACCCGAAGGTATAATCAAAGTCACAGTCAATGGTTGTATCTATTGGCAAAAACCCCAAGAAAAAGAACCACCAGGAGTCATTTACCGAGAGTCAATCCCTCCACAGGGAAATTTAGTAGTAGTCACCGACTATGGGAAAGCTTACCCCATCTCTTTAGACGCTATCCCTCACCTAGGGGAAAATTCTAACCAATTACTACTACGATTACTTTCTCAAGCAGCCCAAAGAGATAGTAACCAGATTGTTACTCAGTTTTTCCCTCCTGAAAGTAATTCTAGCCAAAACTTCCTACTAGTCACTCAACAAGGACGTCTCAAACGTCTCTCACTTTCAGAATTAGACGAGTTAACTAATCGTGGTTTAATGTTAATTAAACTCAAAGAAAAAGATAGTTTAGCCTATCTCGGTTTAACCAATCCAGATGATGAAGTAATCATCGCTACCCCGGGAGGGCGTTTAGTGCGTTATCAACTTCATAACGAGACTATACCTCTCCTCGGACGTAGCGCACAAGGTATTACAGGATTAAATCTGCGACCTGGAGAACAAGTCGTTGGGTGTACACCCGTTAACCCTAAATCTCATCTAATTCTAGCATCTACTCTAGGTTATGTTAAACGTATTGCTGTAGCTAATATTAGAGTTTGTCAGCCTAAAGATATTGGTACTCAAGCTATCAAATTTACTAACCCTTCCGATAGTTTAGCGGGCATAGCTATAGATAAACCTAACGCTAATATTGGTTTTTATCTAGGCAGAGAATATCAGTATCTTGCTAGTAAAGATATAC comes from Gloeocapsa sp. DLM2.Bin57 and encodes:
- a CDS encoding response regulator; translation: MTTVLIVEDQEDNRLIFTMILTRRGGLQVKNTEDVEEVLKITSSGEIDLVLMDIALSQSIYQGIPVDGVKITQLLKANPTTANIPVMLISAHAMESHRQQFLQDSGADDYVIKPILDQLEFVERVKNLAAKAKGDLLN
- a CDS encoding DNA topoisomerase 4 subunit A, yielding MVKQLNLLTTGQIIPTALHVEMEQSYLEYAMSVIVGRALPDVRDGLKPVHRRILYAMHELGLTPDRPYRKCARVVGDVLGKYHPHGDQAVYNALVRMVQDFSSRYPLLAGHGNFGSIDNDPPAAMRYTETRLAGVSNQALLADISEEIVNFTDNFDNSLQEPVVLPAQLPILLLNGCSGIAVGMATNIPPHNLNEIVDALILLIDQPQVTDEKLQQIIPGPDFPTGGEIIDSKGIQEAYQTGRGIITLRGVTKTEKVYSGKRQNREKTAIIITELPYQVNKAGWIEKVADLVNQGKIEGIADIRDESDREGIRVVIELKKDVSSSEVLEKLYRYTPLQTSFGVIMLALVDNQPRQLSLRQLLEEFLSFREQTLTRKYNQELITARQRLHLVEGWLIALNNLDQVISILRQSPDGSTAKISLQQELNITETQAESILAMPFRRLTGLEQEKIHQEAVELQEKITELEKLLGDRHELLKSLKKQLRTLKRQYGDIRRTRIISIETTPTPTPTTTTTSTPEGIIKVTVNGCIYWQKPQEKEPPGVIYRESIPPQGNLVVVTDYGKAYPISLDAIPHLGENSNQLLLRLLSQAAQRDSNQIVTQFFPPESNSSQNFLLVTQQGRLKRLSLSELDELTNRGLMLIKLKEKDSLAYLGLTNPDDEVIIATPGGRLVRYQLHNETIPLLGRSAQGITGLNLRPGEQVVGCTPVNPKSHLILASTLGYVKRIAVANIRVCQPKDIGTQAIKFTNPSDSLAGIAIDKPNANIGFYLGREYQYLASKDIPILAKGSPGEQLIKLNSHQKIQKIYLLNEL